Proteins found in one Synechococcus sp. LA31 genomic segment:
- a CDS encoding peroxiredoxin yields the protein MQRRQLLRGLAITSVSLLGFSRQALALGGVLPAEGEPAPAFQLHGVVPGSDGSAMEADRSLADFAGRWLVLYFYPRDFTEGCTIEARGFQRDLDAFHRAGAEVVGVSADSAESHAEFCGSEALAYPLLSDPGGQVSKAYGSWIPPFSQRHTFLIDPDGVLRQIWVAVRPSGHSQDVLGSLKRQAADHPSA from the coding sequence ATGCAGCGCCGCCAACTTCTGCGCGGACTCGCCATCACCTCTGTGAGCCTGCTGGGTTTCTCTCGGCAGGCTCTTGCTTTGGGTGGCGTGCTTCCAGCCGAAGGCGAACCAGCCCCGGCCTTTCAACTCCATGGCGTGGTGCCGGGATCCGATGGATCCGCCATGGAAGCCGATCGCAGCCTGGCCGACTTTGCTGGCCGCTGGCTGGTGCTGTATTTCTATCCCCGCGATTTCACCGAGGGCTGCACGATCGAAGCCCGCGGTTTTCAGCGCGACCTGGATGCCTTTCACCGGGCTGGCGCTGAGGTCGTGGGTGTGAGTGCAGACAGCGCGGAATCCCATGCCGAGTTCTGCGGCAGCGAGGCCTTGGCTTATCCGCTGCTCTCCGATCCGGGTGGTCAAGTGAGCAAGGCCTACGGGAGTTGGATCCCTCCTTTTTCGCAACGCCACACCTTTTTGATCGATCCCGATGGGGTGTTACGGCAGATTTGGGTAGCCGTGCGGCCCAGTGGGCATAGCCAGGATGTGCTGGGCAGTCTCAAGCGCCAGGCGGCAGACCATCCGAGCGCCTAA
- the rpmB gene encoding 50S ribosomal protein L28, which produces MSRVCQLTGKRANNGMAVSHSHVRTKKLQQVNLQERRLWWSEGNRFVKLRVSTRALKTIQKKGLGAYAKELGINLAKI; this is translated from the coding sequence ATGTCCCGGGTCTGCCAGCTCACAGGCAAGCGCGCCAACAACGGCATGGCCGTGTCCCACTCCCACGTTCGGACGAAAAAGCTTCAGCAGGTGAACCTTCAGGAACGTCGCCTGTGGTGGTCTGAAGGCAATCGTTTCGTGAAGCTGCGCGTTTCAACACGTGCTCTGAAGACCATCCAGAAGAAGGGTCTTGGTGCCTACGCCAAAGAGCTGGGCATCAATCTGGCCAAGATCTGA
- the csaB gene encoding polysaccharide pyruvyl transferase CsaB has product MSSWAEFDPTGVTQPVLLCGYYGEHNLGDDALLEVLLNQLPLSVTPLVTAFDQLDVQSRHRVNTVQRRSLRDVWAAMGRCQALVLGGGSLLQDATSFRSLLYYAALITTARLQHKPVLLYAQGLGPLKRRRSRALVRGLLSLVSGVTWRDPASARLAQDLGLHAPHGSDAVWSLPRQHWLGRGGPVVVCWRPTAHLQGEAWRPYLQALEQLAERCDREVIWLPFHREQDTPLLEQLTAQGLVGQSLLHRSRVVQASSPSEAMALFRGASLVLAMRLHALVLAALSGSAVSALSYDPKVQACAQQLGCSAIDLADGPISASELGIIWRDALEHPPATEALEAMRQATAVHADLLASLVRG; this is encoded by the coding sequence ATGTCAAGCTGGGCCGAATTTGATCCAACCGGCGTGACGCAACCCGTGCTGCTGTGCGGCTACTACGGCGAGCACAACCTCGGGGATGACGCCCTGCTCGAGGTGTTGCTCAACCAGTTGCCGCTAAGTGTCACCCCGCTTGTGACCGCCTTTGATCAGCTGGATGTGCAGTCACGCCACCGGGTCAACACGGTGCAACGGCGCAGCCTCAGGGATGTGTGGGCGGCCATGGGCCGCTGCCAAGCTCTCGTTCTTGGTGGTGGCAGCCTGCTGCAAGACGCCACCAGCTTTCGCAGCCTTCTCTATTACGCCGCACTGATCACGACGGCCCGGTTGCAACACAAGCCTGTGCTGCTCTATGCCCAGGGTCTTGGCCCGTTAAAGCGCCGCCGTAGCCGCGCTCTGGTTCGTGGTCTGTTGTCGCTGGTTTCAGGTGTTACTTGGCGTGATCCAGCCTCCGCGAGGCTTGCCCAAGACCTCGGTCTGCACGCCCCGCACGGCAGCGATGCAGTGTGGAGTCTGCCCCGTCAGCACTGGCTGGGGAGAGGCGGACCGGTTGTGGTGTGCTGGCGCCCAACAGCGCATCTTCAGGGTGAAGCCTGGAGGCCTTATCTGCAGGCCCTCGAACAGTTGGCGGAGCGTTGTGATCGTGAGGTGATCTGGCTTCCCTTCCACCGCGAGCAGGACACACCTCTGCTGGAGCAGCTCACCGCCCAGGGGTTGGTGGGTCAGAGCCTGCTGCACCGAAGCCGTGTGGTTCAGGCTTCATCGCCTTCCGAGGCCATGGCCTTGTTTCGAGGCGCATCCCTGGTGCTTGCCATGCGTTTGCATGCCCTCGTGCTGGCTGCCCTCTCAGGCAGTGCAGTCAGTGCCTTGAGCTATGACCCCAAGGTGCAGGCCTGCGCGCAACAGTTGGGCTGCAGTGCCATCGACCTTGCTGACGGCCCGATCAGTGCATCGGAACTTGGCATCATTTGGCGTGATGCCCTAGAGCACCCCCCCGCAACGGAGGCACTTGAAGCGATGCGCCAAGCCACGGCTGTGCACGCCGATCTGCTGGCCAGCTTGGTGAGGGGCTAA
- a CDS encoding mechanosensitive ion channel family protein — MPFDLGTFLPALLTLVGGGFLSILLARVLTLILGRAVRRTRSRADDFILQVLGDTIPPAGWVISAALAWQIIPTSASGDRVAFGLAKLILVALLVRLVNRVSIRVLRGWAGRQSDDAVATMISSLAPLMRALVWTVGALFYLQNIGVQMAAIWALLSAGGIGAGLALREPVAEFFEYITILLDKPFVSGQFINVGDVWATVERVGVRSTRLRSINGEAIVMSNSELTGSVVANYGSMERRRLIYRLGVTYDTSHSTLERIPALLQEIVESGGDAEFDRCHFVSFNDSSLDFELVYFVPTSDFGQAMTVQQRINLEIVKRFAEQSIDFAFPTRTVQMIQPTVD; from the coding sequence ATGCCCTTCGACCTGGGAACCTTCCTGCCTGCCCTGCTGACCCTGGTGGGCGGCGGATTTCTCTCGATCCTGTTGGCGCGGGTGCTCACGCTGATACTGGGGCGCGCGGTGCGACGCACACGCAGCCGCGCCGATGACTTCATCCTGCAGGTGTTGGGAGACACGATTCCCCCCGCCGGCTGGGTGATCAGCGCCGCTCTGGCTTGGCAAATCATTCCCACCAGCGCTAGCGGTGATCGGGTGGCCTTCGGGCTGGCGAAGCTGATCCTGGTGGCGCTGTTGGTGCGCTTGGTCAACCGCGTCAGCATCCGCGTACTGCGAGGCTGGGCCGGACGGCAGAGCGACGATGCAGTCGCCACGATGATCAGCTCTCTGGCACCGCTGATGCGGGCTCTGGTGTGGACCGTGGGCGCGCTGTTTTACCTACAAAACATCGGCGTCCAGATGGCTGCGATCTGGGCTCTGCTCAGTGCCGGCGGTATCGGCGCTGGCTTGGCCCTACGCGAACCCGTGGCCGAATTCTTCGAGTACATCACGATTTTGCTCGACAAACCCTTCGTGAGCGGACAGTTCATCAACGTGGGGGATGTCTGGGCCACGGTGGAGCGTGTGGGCGTGCGCAGCACACGTCTTCGCAGCATCAATGGTGAGGCGATTGTGATGAGCAACAGTGAGCTCACCGGATCGGTAGTGGCCAACTACGGCTCGATGGAGAGGCGGCGCTTGATCTACCGCCTCGGGGTGACCTACGACACCAGCCACAGCACGCTGGAGCGGATTCCAGCTCTGCTCCAGGAGATCGTGGAAAGTGGAGGTGATGCAGAGTTTGACCGCTGCCACTTTGTGTCTTTCAACGACAGCAGCCTTGATTTCGAACTGGTGTATTTCGTGCCAACCAGCGATTTTGGCCAGGCGATGACTGTGCAACAGCGCATCAATCTGGAGATCGTGAAGCGATTTGCCGAGCAAAGCATCGACTTCGCCTTCCCAACCCGCACGGTGCAGATGATCCAGCCAACGGTCGACTGA
- a CDS encoding glycerol-3-phosphate dehydrogenase/oxidase: MVMQPFDLVVIGAGSSGASLALEAVRRGLRVALLEAGDPGIGTSSRSTKLLHGGVRYLELAFKKADPAQFKLVREALAERRYWIEQAPFLAHELRIALPTRHGLEQLYYRVGLGMYDLLAGAAGLEPTQGLGGAELRELLPGLGGSVSSGLLYSDGQFDDARLNLLLVLTAQAAGATVQRDCRVVGFEQVNGRLQAAISQGPDGQQQRWLAHQFVNATGIAADGLRQQAQPDAPSRLLVSRGIHLVLSEQLCPGGVGLLIPRTRDGRVLFVLPFLGRTLVGTTDQACPLEQATQVTPAETDYLIEHLQQWFPSFSAASITSRWAGGRPLIQPAGGTNSSSVVREHEVEQLPCGLISLLGGKWTTCRRLALDALQLINHQPPREQPLPLLGAANSWQETHTALQALRETLTLALPGGASQAEHLITSYGLRAQQLVEEAQQCSELEPLSAVIPVSRAEWRFNHRHELARNSADLLDRRSRIGFLDQGEAERLSAPAATWLEELSSASPSSHQPNP; this comes from the coding sequence ATGGTGATGCAACCGTTTGATCTGGTGGTGATCGGCGCTGGCAGCAGCGGCGCCAGCTTGGCCCTTGAGGCGGTGCGGCGCGGGTTGCGTGTAGCTCTGCTGGAGGCCGGTGATCCAGGGATCGGTACGAGCTCCCGCAGCACCAAGCTGCTGCACGGCGGGGTGCGCTATCTCGAACTGGCTTTCAAGAAAGCCGATCCCGCTCAGTTCAAGTTGGTGCGCGAGGCCCTGGCTGAACGCCGCTATTGGATCGAGCAGGCCCCCTTCCTCGCCCATGAGCTGCGCATCGCTCTACCCACGCGCCATGGTCTCGAGCAGCTCTACTACCGCGTTGGGCTTGGGATGTATGACCTGTTGGCTGGCGCTGCTGGCCTTGAGCCCACCCAGGGCCTGGGCGGGGCGGAGCTGAGAGAGCTGCTGCCAGGGCTAGGCGGCAGCGTGAGCAGCGGGCTGCTCTACAGCGATGGTCAGTTTGATGATGCTCGCCTCAATTTGCTGCTGGTGCTCACCGCCCAAGCTGCTGGTGCCACGGTGCAGCGCGATTGCCGTGTGGTCGGATTTGAACAGGTCAACGGCCGGCTTCAGGCCGCGATCAGCCAGGGGCCCGATGGGCAGCAGCAGCGTTGGCTGGCCCATCAGTTTGTGAATGCCACGGGCATCGCCGCCGATGGCCTACGGCAACAAGCCCAACCCGATGCTCCATCACGTCTGCTAGTCAGCCGTGGGATTCACCTCGTGTTGAGCGAGCAGCTCTGCCCAGGTGGCGTTGGCTTGTTGATTCCGCGCACCCGCGATGGGCGCGTGCTGTTTGTGCTGCCCTTCCTCGGGCGCACATTGGTGGGCACCACCGATCAAGCCTGTCCACTGGAGCAGGCCACGCAGGTCACGCCAGCGGAAACCGATTACCTGATCGAGCATCTGCAGCAGTGGTTCCCCAGCTTCAGCGCCGCGTCGATCACATCGCGTTGGGCCGGTGGGCGCCCCTTGATCCAGCCCGCTGGTGGCACCAACAGCAGCAGCGTGGTGCGCGAACACGAGGTGGAACAACTCCCCTGCGGACTGATCAGCCTGCTGGGCGGTAAGTGGACCACCTGCCGCCGGCTTGCCCTTGATGCCCTGCAGCTGATCAACCACCAGCCACCCCGTGAACAGCCACTACCCCTGCTGGGGGCTGCCAATTCATGGCAGGAGACACACACTGCCTTGCAAGCGCTGCGTGAGACGCTGACGCTTGCTTTACCCGGGGGTGCTTCACAAGCGGAGCATCTGATCACCAGCTACGGCCTTCGCGCCCAGCAGTTGGTGGAGGAAGCACAGCAGTGCAGCGAGCTGGAGCCGCTCAGCGCTGTCATCCCTGTGAGTAGGGCCGAGTGGCGCTTTAACCATCGCCATGAGCTAGCCCGCAACAGCGCCGATTTGCTGGATCGACGTTCCCGCATCGGCTTCCTCGATCAAGGGGAGGCAGAGCGCCTTTCTGCTCCAGCGGCAACTTGGCTTGAGGAACTGAGCTCCGCATCACCCAGCAGCCACCAACCGAATCCATAG
- a CDS encoding alpha-amylase family protein has protein sequence MPAQAEASTATEHPWWDGAVIYQLMPRSFSDANGDGIGDLQGLQNRLPYLRWLGVDAIWLTPIYPSPLRDGGYDITDFTDVHPELGDLASLHRLIEAAHGHGIKVILDLVLNHTSQLHPWFQRARFAAPGSSEREFYVWSDSTERYSSAPVLFRHFERSNWQWDPQAGQFYLHRFLHHQPDLNYDNPEVQEAMLQVVEFWLERGVDGFRLDAIPFLFEREGTRCEGLVETHAFLRRLRQRVQQHSQRRGKPEVLLLAEAIQPMDEAMPYLAEGELHAAFNFALTAHLFAAVAYGQAADLVRFLNDLSEADVGRGWALPLRNHDELWLGDGHLVPQDVIQRIRNGIPAARGHWLNWGINRRLAPLLNGDSKPNMALHALLYSLPGMPCIYYGDELGMGDWPGLRDRDANRTPMAWTPQRNGGFSSAPDPLLVLPPITTPGYDYRVVNVEVQKSLNGSLLNWHRRMLMSRKLLPALRHGDFRMLPSGHPGIVSYVRQSPEMTVLVAVNLSGTGASTQLNLEPWQGERVRELLWGCEFPEATKQWFIYLPAYGFGWWLLGDAELSSSSQVAAGAERRSASP, from the coding sequence ATGCCGGCTCAAGCCGAAGCCAGCACTGCAACGGAGCATCCCTGGTGGGACGGCGCCGTGATCTATCAACTGATGCCGCGGAGTTTCAGCGATGCCAACGGTGATGGCATCGGAGATCTCCAAGGGCTGCAGAATCGGCTGCCATACCTGCGCTGGCTTGGGGTGGATGCCATCTGGCTGACCCCGATCTATCCCTCGCCCCTGCGTGATGGCGGATACGACATCACAGATTTCACTGACGTTCATCCGGAGCTCGGCGACCTCGCCTCCCTGCATCGCCTGATCGAGGCGGCCCACGGGCACGGCATCAAAGTGATTCTCGACCTGGTGCTCAATCACACCAGCCAGCTTCACCCATGGTTTCAACGGGCACGATTCGCCGCTCCGGGTAGCTCTGAGCGGGAGTTTTATGTGTGGAGCGACAGCACCGAGCGCTACAGCAGTGCGCCAGTGCTCTTCAGGCATTTCGAGCGCTCCAACTGGCAGTGGGATCCACAGGCTGGCCAGTTTTATCTGCACCGCTTCCTGCACCACCAGCCTGACCTCAACTACGACAACCCCGAGGTGCAGGAGGCCATGCTCCAGGTGGTGGAGTTTTGGCTCGAGCGCGGCGTCGATGGCTTTCGCCTCGATGCCATCCCGTTTCTGTTTGAGCGGGAAGGGACACGCTGTGAGGGCCTGGTGGAAACCCATGCCTTTCTGAGGAGGTTGCGCCAGCGGGTGCAGCAGCACAGCCAACGCCGAGGCAAACCGGAAGTGTTGCTGCTTGCCGAGGCGATTCAGCCGATGGATGAGGCCATGCCCTATCTGGCGGAGGGAGAGCTACATGCCGCCTTCAACTTCGCCCTCACGGCCCATCTGTTTGCAGCCGTGGCGTATGGCCAGGCCGCCGACCTCGTGCGTTTCCTCAACGACCTCAGCGAAGCCGATGTGGGGCGGGGCTGGGCGCTGCCCTTGCGCAACCACGACGAGCTGTGGCTGGGAGATGGCCACCTTGTGCCACAGGACGTGATCCAGAGGATTCGCAACGGCATCCCTGCAGCCCGAGGGCACTGGCTCAATTGGGGCATCAATCGCCGGCTAGCACCACTGCTCAACGGCGATTCCAAGCCCAACATGGCCTTGCACGCCCTGCTTTACAGCCTGCCGGGCATGCCGTGCATCTACTACGGCGATGAGCTCGGTATGGGCGACTGGCCGGGACTGCGGGACCGCGATGCCAACCGCACCCCCATGGCCTGGACGCCCCAACGCAACGGCGGCTTCTCCTCAGCCCCCGACCCCCTGCTGGTGCTGCCACCGATCACGACACCGGGTTACGACTACCGCGTGGTGAATGTTGAGGTCCAGAAATCCCTCAATGGCTCATTACTCAACTGGCACCGCCGCATGTTGATGAGCCGAAAGCTGTTGCCTGCCTTGCGTCATGGCGATTTCCGCATGCTGCCGAGCGGACACCCCGGCATCGTGAGTTACGTGCGTCAGAGCCCCGAGATGACGGTGCTCGTGGCGGTGAATCTGAGTGGTACCGGCGCTTCCACTCAACTGAATCTGGAACCTTGGCAAGGCGAACGGGTGCGCGAATTGCTCTGGGGCTGTGAGTTTCCTGAAGCCACCAAGCAGTGGTTCATCTATCTACCGGCCTATGGATTCGGTTGGTGGCTGCTGGGTGATGCGGAGCTCAGTTCCTCAAGCCAAGTTGCCGCTGGAGCAGAAAGGCGCTCTGCCTCCCCTTGA
- a CDS encoding glycerol kinase GlpK yields MTEPLLLALDQGTSSSRAVLFNLQGEPVASAQVPLAIAYPADGWVEQQPLAIWESQMQAMQALDRQLNEEQRRAVCACGVTNQRETTLFWKRGNGTPLGPALVWQDRRTSAVCRSWQQLPEAAAWQHRTGLVLDPYFSASKIRWLLDHHPEAAAAQSRGDLCIGTVDSWLLWQLSGGRFHATDHSNASRTLLLDLEQCQWLPQALDIVGLSGEELPQLLPSRGSFGTIAAGLPFAGVPITAVLGDQQAATYGQLCVMPGQAKCTYGTGAFLVVTCGDQPVRAEGGLLSTVGWSDAAGRITYCLEGSLFNAGTVVQWLRDGLGLIDASAKVDALAASVPDAGELMLVPAFTGWGTPHWDPDARGLLIGITRDTSAGHLARAALDGIALAVSTLVETAETALGHGLLELAVDGGAAASNVLMQAQADSIALAVRRPAHLESTARGVALMAGQEAGVVSDLEPIRERLLAGCTRFEPQLSVSDRQAWRRRWQEAVRRCLHWHGDATV; encoded by the coding sequence ATGACAGAACCTCTTCTACTGGCGCTCGACCAGGGCACCAGCAGCTCCAGAGCAGTGCTGTTCAACCTTCAGGGAGAACCGGTGGCCTCGGCCCAGGTCCCCCTGGCGATTGCCTATCCCGCCGATGGCTGGGTGGAACAGCAGCCCCTGGCGATCTGGGAGAGCCAGATGCAGGCGATGCAGGCGTTGGATCGCCAGTTAAACGAGGAGCAACGCCGGGCTGTGTGTGCGTGCGGTGTGACCAACCAGCGGGAAACAACCCTGTTCTGGAAGCGCGGCAATGGAACACCGCTCGGTCCTGCTCTGGTGTGGCAAGACCGGCGCACCAGCGCGGTCTGCCGCAGCTGGCAGCAGCTCCCGGAGGCAGCGGCCTGGCAGCACCGCACCGGTTTGGTGCTCGATCCCTATTTCAGCGCCAGCAAAATCCGCTGGCTGCTCGATCACCACCCCGAGGCTGCCGCCGCCCAAAGCCGCGGTGATCTCTGTATCGGCACTGTGGATAGCTGGCTGCTTTGGCAGCTCAGTGGCGGGCGCTTCCATGCCACTGATCACAGCAATGCAAGCCGCACGCTGTTGCTGGATCTAGAGCAATGCCAGTGGCTGCCGCAGGCCCTCGACATCGTTGGCCTTTCAGGCGAGGAGCTTCCACAGCTGCTACCGAGCCGCGGTTCGTTTGGCACGATTGCCGCTGGCCTTCCCTTCGCAGGAGTGCCCATCACGGCGGTGCTGGGCGATCAGCAGGCCGCTACCTATGGGCAGCTGTGTGTGATGCCGGGGCAAGCCAAGTGCACCTATGGAACGGGTGCTTTTCTGGTGGTGACCTGCGGGGATCAGCCAGTGCGGGCGGAGGGTGGTCTGCTCAGCACCGTGGGGTGGAGCGACGCCGCTGGCCGTATCACCTATTGCTTGGAGGGGAGCCTGTTCAACGCTGGCACCGTGGTGCAGTGGTTGCGTGACGGTTTGGGGCTGATCGATGCCTCGGCGAAGGTGGATGCCCTGGCTGCCTCGGTGCCCGACGCTGGCGAACTGATGCTGGTGCCGGCCTTCACAGGCTGGGGCACGCCCCACTGGGATCCAGACGCCCGAGGCCTGCTGATCGGGATCACCCGCGACACGAGCGCGGGGCATCTCGCCCGTGCCGCCCTTGATGGCATTGCACTGGCGGTCAGCACCCTGGTGGAGACGGCTGAAACCGCCCTCGGGCATGGCTTACTCGAGCTCGCGGTGGATGGCGGCGCTGCCGCCTCCAATGTGTTGATGCAGGCCCAGGCCGACAGCATTGCGCTTGCCGTTCGTCGCCCTGCTCATCTGGAATCCACAGCCCGTGGTGTGGCGTTGATGGCTGGTCAGGAAGCCGGTGTCGTGAGCGATCTTGAGCCAATCCGCGAACGGCTCCTGGCGGGCTGTACCCGGTTTGAACCTCAGCTCTCCGTTAGCGATCGCCAGGCTTGGCGCCGCCGCTGGCAGGAGGCGGTCCGTCGTTGTTTGCACTGGCATGGTGATGCAACCGTTTGA